Proteins found in one Oncorhynchus mykiss isolate Arlee chromosome 3, USDA_OmykA_1.1, whole genome shotgun sequence genomic segment:
- the LOC110512735 gene encoding protein cordon-bleu isoform X4, giving the protein MQKMDFGEVNTATKPPIGKRMKSRAPPPPPAPEPAPRRIFRNAVPDGGGSAQGSMGSMVMDTKENMMRTSVDLHITLPQGYQTSSTVDCSKALMDLLVDLCSRYHLNPAYHTLELLSSEGLSLAFKPNSLLGSLDVVAISIREKVLQDKVVRKPPPKVPEKTVRLVVNYHRSQKAVVRVSPLVPLGSLVPAICEKCEFDPSHVLLLKDNVSNHELELDKCLSELGIRELYVLDQTLVRQPKMASAPALNYSEYFRSNTSSFGGAEKKGLLGFLKFNRRKSKTEEQSPTMDMDGLDNNIIQNTEKHYNGLSTVSIVPCVEARPSTLGQSQSVMNISRMSPRIELKKRRAPPAPTPCQGCYTLEAYQGAPDSESTLRKRKAPAPPPTPATSVTPAPSTPAPHTSVQMAPSPSPAPSSPTPSLPAEEDSGSELSNGSVYSSSSSGVAAGTSVADTSMADSDSASSRADVSKPGPDSTPINIAAMADSSQDSTPSKVDTGPRSKTMVNVAPTSKVEKVDSAPRSSTDKAKPTPDSSRSTTPEETRGESALGLKLDEKENNRHSAMGAERPVPLKPLRTPVRELPQLVIPSPPPPPPPPSDPDSPDASPENHMEEAPQSWLHSRQLSVAGRQTPDTEEEETLSMGSSGSFQDQGYAASEGMAEDSGLVSSPLASDTTHPTSPDGSLSLDSSGSSHPMIHPLTKDCSSDSDEGCATWGSRHRHSSDISHNDKAGKTKDIYDEDSELTAQLNQTLADLDADLANISHIDAVSVQEHPYVMSTESNDIPVSVVDMEVPVTAIDQVLEDYETPSMTDHQVTLMSSSQRTDNKNLNHSHHHASVGGIQNKNNNACTSDGSSKVSSAQPQPAQRLKSPGKKLANGTTGKDHTAGVSKTKVEVQRWESTEGAERKASPVNSSLAVPESHSKSPEEEVPTYRGHTASQSQINITCSPVSRFGMKTFTIIPPKPLVATQPQKPAEATATLRAGAIRIDDQGNMVKVPIARNKFGGSSESGINKDDSVSPLLGKAKAFWSSTEKQDTSAPSVPTSRGPVPFTKTPSPEPEVPKTTPRVVASDPPAAKATPKASEPVAKMTPKETCKDVEVTKDVSQEAEGKAPVPVSETPVQQQQPMKFNTGILQDQKRNLSFLKPSRRTSSQYVASAIAKYAVKPTMAKADNIQEVTAKLSDPMRKPPGSYSYQKEGRSFHVNPQRSSGTSTTVKKESSSGSGSYHAGAKCYPDYLSAEKQVVSGESTQGVDRSGYRSSSTLRGGGGSSKSLDSDTVANNNKQHGSNSPSPRQQTPITPPPPAPQSTTKQVPAISKPSQGPPPAQSRSETVGPKGNPALAKKPEPPRLAAAAASNDLPEPQQVSLFGPVKKFKPVIMKSVQMDTSLHTTLMSAIQCGDGKERLRKISDSSASSTLKKSSFVEEENERCALLAAIRGQRNSAGLRKTISQAAEELDKFRKTEEENRALCDAFPAMPPPPPFVPPPPPPPSMLPPPPAPPSTQPKPTMMGQPPGAGGNPALARDAMLEAIRSGSAAERLKKVNAPTKTVQVNGRLGTIQAASSLSQGQ; this is encoded by the exons CAAAGCACTCATGGACCTGTTGGTGGATCTGTGCAGCCGGTACCACCTGAACCCAGCCTATCACACCCTGGAGCTGCTGTCCAGCGAGGGCCTGTCCCTAGCCTTCAAACCCAACAGCCTGCTGGGGTCCCTGGACGTTGTTGCCATAAGCATCAGGGAGAAAGTGTTGCAGGACAAAGTGGTGCGGAAACCTCCGCCTAAAGTGCCAGAG AAAACAGTGCGTCTGGTGGTGAACTACCACAGGAGCCAGAAGGCGGTGGTGAGGGTGAGTCCCCTGGTGCCCCTGGGGAGCCTGGTCCCAGCCATCTGTGAGAAGTGTGAGTTTGACCCGTCCCATGTGCTGCTGCTGAAGGACAATGTCAGCAACCACGAGCTGGAGCTGGACAAGTGTCTGAGTGAGCTAGGCATCAGAGAGCTGTACGTACTGGACCAGACTCTTG TTCGTCAACCTAAAATGGCTTCTGCACCTGCTCTAAATTACTCAG AATACTTCCGTTCCAACACCTCAAGTTTCGGTGGGGCCGAGAAGAAAGGCCTGCTCGGATTCTTAAAGTTCAACAGAAGGAAATCAAAG ACTGAAGAACAGTCGCCTACTATGGACATGGATGGTCTTGATAATAATATTATTCAAAATACTGAAAAACACTACAAT ggCCTGTCCACGGTGTCCATCGTGCCCTGTGTGGAGGCACGGCCCAGCACCCTGGGCCAGTCCCAGTCCGTCATGAACATCTCCAGGATGTCCCCCAGGATAGAGCTTAAGAAGAGGAGGGCCCCCCCGGCCCCCACACCCTGCCAGGGCTGCTACACACTGGAGGCCTACCAG gggGCTCCTGACTCAGAGAGTACACTGAGGAAGAGGAAGGCCCCAGCACCCCCTCCTACCCCTGCTACCTCTGTCACCCCAGCTCCTAGCACCCCAGCACCTCACACCTCTGTCCAGAtggccccctctccctccccagcccCCAGCTCGCCTACCCCCAGCTTGCCTGCGGAGGAGGACTCTGGCTCTGAGCTGAGCAATGGGTCTGtctacagcagcagcagtagtgggGTCGCCGCCGGCACCTCTGTCGCTGACACCTCAATGGCCGACTCTGATTCCGCCTCTAGCAGGGCTGATGTGTCCAAGCCCGGCCCTGATTCCACCCCCATCAACATTGCTGCCATGGCTGACTCCTCCCAAGACTCCACCCCCAGCAAGGTTGACACCGGCCCCAGGAGCAAGACTATGGTCAATGTCGCCCCTACCAGCAAGGTTGAAAAGGTTGACTCCGCCCCCAGGAGCAGTACTGACAAGGCCAAGCCCACCCCCGACTCGTCCCGCAGCACCACACcggaggagaccagaggagagtcTGCTCTTGGCCTGAAACTAGACGAGAAAGAGAACAACAGACACAGTGCCATGG GTGCTGAGCGTCCAGTGCCACTCAAACCTCTGCGAACCCCAGTACGGGAGCTCCCCCAGTTAGTCATCCCCTCACCCccgcctccccctccccctccctcagaCCCAGACTCCCCCGATGCCTCACCAGAGAACCACATGGAGGAGGCCCCTCAGT CTTGGCTGCACTCTCGGCAGCTCTCTGTGGCAGGACGCCAGACCCCAgacacagaggaagaggagacttTATCAATGGGCAGCAGTGGCAGCTTCCAGGATCAGGGCTATGCAGCCTCCGAGGGCATGGCTGAGGACTCTGGCCTGGTCAGCTCCCCCTTGGCCTCCGACACCACTCACCCTACCTCCCCTGACGGGAGCCTCTCCCTGGACTCTTCTGGCTCCTCTCACCCCATGATCCATCCCCTCACCAAGGACTGTTCTAGTGATAGTGACGAGGGCTGTGCCACGTGGGGCTCCAGACACAG ACACAGCAGTGATATCAGCCACAACGACAAAGCAGGCAAAACAAAGGACATCTATGACGAGGACTCAGAGCTCACCGCTCAGCTCAACCAGACTCTGGCTGATCTGGATGCTGATCTTGCAA ATATAAGTCACATAGATGCGGTTTCAGTGCAAGAGCACCCCTACGTGATGTCCACTGAGAGCAATGACATCCCGGTGTCTGTGGTGGATATGGAGGTCCCGGTCACAGCCATAGATCAAGTCCTGGAGGACTACGAGACACCGAGCATGACGGATCACCAAGTCACACTAATGAGTAGCTCTCAAAGAACGGACAATAAAAACCTGAACCACAGTCATCATCATGCAAGTGTTGGTGGCATacagaacaaaaacaacaacgccTGTACGTCTGACGGCTCCAGCAAAGTCAGCTCTGCTCAACCACAGCCCGCGCAGCGCCTCAAATCACCAGGGAAGAAGCTTGCCAATGGCACCACGGGGAAAGACCATACAGCAGGGGTCTCTAAGACTAAAGTAGAAGTTCAAAGATGGGAGTCCACTGAGGGAGCTGAGAGGAAAGCCTCACCTGTCAACAGCTCTCTCGCTGTCCCGGAGAGCCATTCCAAGTCCCCTGAGGAAGAGGTTCCCACCTATAGAGGCCACACTGCCTCACAGTCACAAATTAATATCACCTGTAGCCCAGTCTCTCGATTCGGTATGAAGACATTCACCATCATTCCTCCCAAGCCATTAGTTGCAACCCAGCCTCAGAAGCCAGCAGAGGCCACGGCCACTCTGAGAGCAGGTGCCATTAGAATTGACGATCAGGGTAACATGGTCAAAGTGCCCATCGCCCGAAACAAGTTTGGCGGTTCCTCTGAGTCTGGAATCAACAAAGATGACTCCGTCTCACCCCTCCTGGGGAAAGCCAAAGCCTTCTGGAGCTCCACAGAGAAGCAGGACACTTCTGCACCTTCGGTCCCCACTAGTAGAGGGCCTGTCCCTTTCACAAAGACCCCAAGCCCAGAGCCTGAGGTCCCTAAAACCACCCCACGGGTTGTAGCCTCTGACCCACCTGCAGCCAAGGCAACACCTAAGGCCTCTGAACCTGTAGCCAAGATGACACCTAAGGAAACATGCAAAGATGTTGAGGTAACAAAGGACGTCTCACAGGAAGCAGAGGGCAAGGCCCCAGTTCCAGTTTCAGAGACGCctgtgcagcagcagcagcctatgAAATTCAACACTGGTATTCTCCAAGATCAGAAAAGAAACCTTTCTTTCCTCAAGCCGTCCAGGAGAACATCCAGTCAGTACGTAGCTTCAGCCATTGCTAAATACGCTGTGAAGCCCACCATGGCCAAAGCTGACAACATCCAAGAAGTAACAGCAAAGTTGTCTGACCCCATGAGAAAGCCACCTGGCAGTTACAGCTATCAGAAAGAGGGTCGATCCTTTCATGTAAATCCACAGCGGTCCTCTGGTACATCTACTACAGTGAAGAAGGAGAGCAGCTCTGGGTCTGGATCCTATCACGCCGGTGCTAAATGTTACCCTGACTACCTCTCAGCGGAGAAACAGGTAGTCTCTGGTGAGTCGACGCAAGGAGTGGACCGGAGTGGTTATAGGAGCAGTTCTACCCTGCGAGGTGGAGGAGGGAGCTCCAAGTCACTGGACTCTGATACAGTGGCCAATAACAATAAGCAGCATGGGTCCAACAGTCCCAGTCCCAGACAGCAGACACCGATTACAcctccaccaccagcaccacAATCCACCACTAAACAGGTGCCTGCCATCTCCAAGCCCTCGCAGGGTCCACCACCTGCACAGagcagatcagagacagtaggtcCAAAAGGTAATCCAGCCCTGGCAAAGAAGCCTGAACCACCGCGATTGGCTGCAGCTGCTGCCAGCAACGACCTCCCAGAGCCCCAGCAGGTCAGTCTGTTTGGGCCGGTGAAGAAGTTCAAGCCTGTGATCATGAAGTCGGTCCAGATGGACACGTCGCTACACACCACTCTGATGTCGGCCATCCAGTGTGGGGATGGGAAGGAGAGGCTCAGAAAG ATATCGGACTCAAGTGCAAGCAGCACTTTGAAGAAATCGTCCTTTGTTGAGGAAGAGAATGAGCGATGTGCGCTACTGGCAGCCATTAGAGGCCAACGTAACTCTGCAGGGCTAAGGAAG ACCATATCCCAGGCTGCAGAGGAGCTTGACAAGTTCAGGAAGACtgaggaggagaacagagctCTGTGTGATGCCTTCCCTGCCatgcctccccctcctccatttGTGCCTCCGccacctccacccccctctatgctccctcctcctcctgcccctccCTCCACTCAGCCCAAGCCCACTATGATGGGGCAGCCCCCGGGGGCTGGGGGGAATCCCGCTCTGGCCCGGGATGCAATGCTGGAGGCCATCCGATCTGGCTCTGCAGCTGAGCGCCTGAAGAAG GTCAATGCCCCCACAAAAACAGTCCAAGTGAACGGTAGACTTGGTACTATACAAGCAGCATCATCGCTCTCACAAGGACAATAA
- the LOC110512735 gene encoding protein cordon-bleu isoform X2, translated as MFESTKNSQCHMQKMDFGEVNTATKPPIGKRMKSRAPPPPPAPEPAPRRIFRNAVPDGGGSAQGSMGSMVMDTKENMMRTSVDLHITLPQGYQTSSTVDCSKALMDLLVDLCSRYHLNPAYHTLELLSSEGLSLAFKPNSLLGSLDVVAISIREKVLQDKVVRKPPPKVPEKTVRLVVNYHRSQKAVVRVSPLVPLGSLVPAICEKCEFDPSHVLLLKDNVSNHELELDKCLSELGIRELYVLDQTLVRQPKMASAPALNYSEYFRSNTSSFGGAEKKGLLGFLKFNRRKSKTEEQSPTMDMDGLDNNIIQNTEKHYNGLSTVSIVPCVEARPSTLGQSQSVMNISRMSPRIELKKRRAPPAPTPCQGCYTLEAYQGAPDSESTLRKRKAPAPPPTPATSVTPAPSTPAPHTSVQMAPSPSPAPSSPTPSLPAEEDSGSELSNGSVYSSSSSGVAAGTSVADTSMADSDSASSRADVSKPGPDSTPINIAAMADSSQDSTPSKVDTGPRSKTMVNVAPTSKVEKVDSAPRSSTDKAKPTPDSSRSTTPEETRGESALGLKLDEKENNRHSAMGAERPVPLKPLRTPVRELPQLVIPSPPPPPPPPSDPDSPDASPENHMEEAPQSWLHSRQLSVAGRQTPDTEEEETLSMGSSGSFQDQGYAASEGMAEDSGLVSSPLASDTTHPTSPDGSLSLDSSGSSHPMIHPLTKDCSSDSDEGCATWGSRHSSDISHNDKAGKTKDIYDEDSELTAQLNQTLADLDADLANISHIDAVSVQEHPYVMSTESNDIPVSVVDMEVPVTAIDQVLEDYETPSMTDHQVTLMSSSQRTDNKNLNHSHHHASVGGIQNKNNNACTSDGSSKVSSAQPQPAQRLKSPGKKLANGTTGKDHTAGVSKTKVEVQRWESTEGAERKASPVNSSLAVPESHSKSPEEEVPTYRGHTASQSQINITCSPVSRFGMKTFTIIPPKPLVATQPQKPAEATATLRAGAIRIDDQGNMVKVPIARNKFGGSSESGINKDDSVSPLLGKAKAFWSSTEKQDTSAPSVPTSRGPVPFTKTPSPEPEVPKTTPRVVASDPPAAKATPKASEPVAKMTPKETCKDVEVTKDVSQEAEGKAPVPVSETPVQQQQPMKFNTGILQDQKRNLSFLKPSRRTSSQYVASAIAKYAVKPTMAKADNIQEVTAKLSDPMRKPPGSYSYQKEGRSFHVNPQRSSGTSTTVKKESSSGSGSYHAGAKCYPDYLSAEKQVVSGESTQGVDRSGYRSSSTLRGGGGSSKSLDSDTVANNNKQHGSNSPSPRQQTPITPPPPAPQSTTKQVPAISKPSQGPPPAQSRSETVGPKGNPALAKKPEPPRLAAAAASNDLPEPQQVSLFGPVKKFKPVIMKSVQMDTSLHTTLMSAIQCGDGKERLRKISDSSASSTLKKSSFVEEENERCALLAAIRGQRNSAGLRKTISQAAEELDKFRKTEEENRALCDAFPAMPPPPPFVPPPPPPPSMLPPPPAPPSTQPKPTMMGQPPGAGGNPALARDAMLEAIRSGSAAERLKKVNAPTKTVQVNGRLGTIQAASSLSQGQ; from the exons CAAAGCACTCATGGACCTGTTGGTGGATCTGTGCAGCCGGTACCACCTGAACCCAGCCTATCACACCCTGGAGCTGCTGTCCAGCGAGGGCCTGTCCCTAGCCTTCAAACCCAACAGCCTGCTGGGGTCCCTGGACGTTGTTGCCATAAGCATCAGGGAGAAAGTGTTGCAGGACAAAGTGGTGCGGAAACCTCCGCCTAAAGTGCCAGAG AAAACAGTGCGTCTGGTGGTGAACTACCACAGGAGCCAGAAGGCGGTGGTGAGGGTGAGTCCCCTGGTGCCCCTGGGGAGCCTGGTCCCAGCCATCTGTGAGAAGTGTGAGTTTGACCCGTCCCATGTGCTGCTGCTGAAGGACAATGTCAGCAACCACGAGCTGGAGCTGGACAAGTGTCTGAGTGAGCTAGGCATCAGAGAGCTGTACGTACTGGACCAGACTCTTG TTCGTCAACCTAAAATGGCTTCTGCACCTGCTCTAAATTACTCAG AATACTTCCGTTCCAACACCTCAAGTTTCGGTGGGGCCGAGAAGAAAGGCCTGCTCGGATTCTTAAAGTTCAACAGAAGGAAATCAAAG ACTGAAGAACAGTCGCCTACTATGGACATGGATGGTCTTGATAATAATATTATTCAAAATACTGAAAAACACTACAAT ggCCTGTCCACGGTGTCCATCGTGCCCTGTGTGGAGGCACGGCCCAGCACCCTGGGCCAGTCCCAGTCCGTCATGAACATCTCCAGGATGTCCCCCAGGATAGAGCTTAAGAAGAGGAGGGCCCCCCCGGCCCCCACACCCTGCCAGGGCTGCTACACACTGGAGGCCTACCAG gggGCTCCTGACTCAGAGAGTACACTGAGGAAGAGGAAGGCCCCAGCACCCCCTCCTACCCCTGCTACCTCTGTCACCCCAGCTCCTAGCACCCCAGCACCTCACACCTCTGTCCAGAtggccccctctccctccccagcccCCAGCTCGCCTACCCCCAGCTTGCCTGCGGAGGAGGACTCTGGCTCTGAGCTGAGCAATGGGTCTGtctacagcagcagcagtagtgggGTCGCCGCCGGCACCTCTGTCGCTGACACCTCAATGGCCGACTCTGATTCCGCCTCTAGCAGGGCTGATGTGTCCAAGCCCGGCCCTGATTCCACCCCCATCAACATTGCTGCCATGGCTGACTCCTCCCAAGACTCCACCCCCAGCAAGGTTGACACCGGCCCCAGGAGCAAGACTATGGTCAATGTCGCCCCTACCAGCAAGGTTGAAAAGGTTGACTCCGCCCCCAGGAGCAGTACTGACAAGGCCAAGCCCACCCCCGACTCGTCCCGCAGCACCACACcggaggagaccagaggagagtcTGCTCTTGGCCTGAAACTAGACGAGAAAGAGAACAACAGACACAGTGCCATGG GTGCTGAGCGTCCAGTGCCACTCAAACCTCTGCGAACCCCAGTACGGGAGCTCCCCCAGTTAGTCATCCCCTCACCCccgcctccccctccccctccctcagaCCCAGACTCCCCCGATGCCTCACCAGAGAACCACATGGAGGAGGCCCCTCAGT CTTGGCTGCACTCTCGGCAGCTCTCTGTGGCAGGACGCCAGACCCCAgacacagaggaagaggagacttTATCAATGGGCAGCAGTGGCAGCTTCCAGGATCAGGGCTATGCAGCCTCCGAGGGCATGGCTGAGGACTCTGGCCTGGTCAGCTCCCCCTTGGCCTCCGACACCACTCACCCTACCTCCCCTGACGGGAGCCTCTCCCTGGACTCTTCTGGCTCCTCTCACCCCATGATCCATCCCCTCACCAAGGACTGTTCTAGTGATAGTGACGAGGGCTGTGCCACGTGGGGCTCCAGACACAG CAGTGATATCAGCCACAACGACAAAGCAGGCAAAACAAAGGACATCTATGACGAGGACTCAGAGCTCACCGCTCAGCTCAACCAGACTCTGGCTGATCTGGATGCTGATCTTGCAA ATATAAGTCACATAGATGCGGTTTCAGTGCAAGAGCACCCCTACGTGATGTCCACTGAGAGCAATGACATCCCGGTGTCTGTGGTGGATATGGAGGTCCCGGTCACAGCCATAGATCAAGTCCTGGAGGACTACGAGACACCGAGCATGACGGATCACCAAGTCACACTAATGAGTAGCTCTCAAAGAACGGACAATAAAAACCTGAACCACAGTCATCATCATGCAAGTGTTGGTGGCATacagaacaaaaacaacaacgccTGTACGTCTGACGGCTCCAGCAAAGTCAGCTCTGCTCAACCACAGCCCGCGCAGCGCCTCAAATCACCAGGGAAGAAGCTTGCCAATGGCACCACGGGGAAAGACCATACAGCAGGGGTCTCTAAGACTAAAGTAGAAGTTCAAAGATGGGAGTCCACTGAGGGAGCTGAGAGGAAAGCCTCACCTGTCAACAGCTCTCTCGCTGTCCCGGAGAGCCATTCCAAGTCCCCTGAGGAAGAGGTTCCCACCTATAGAGGCCACACTGCCTCACAGTCACAAATTAATATCACCTGTAGCCCAGTCTCTCGATTCGGTATGAAGACATTCACCATCATTCCTCCCAAGCCATTAGTTGCAACCCAGCCTCAGAAGCCAGCAGAGGCCACGGCCACTCTGAGAGCAGGTGCCATTAGAATTGACGATCAGGGTAACATGGTCAAAGTGCCCATCGCCCGAAACAAGTTTGGCGGTTCCTCTGAGTCTGGAATCAACAAAGATGACTCCGTCTCACCCCTCCTGGGGAAAGCCAAAGCCTTCTGGAGCTCCACAGAGAAGCAGGACACTTCTGCACCTTCGGTCCCCACTAGTAGAGGGCCTGTCCCTTTCACAAAGACCCCAAGCCCAGAGCCTGAGGTCCCTAAAACCACCCCACGGGTTGTAGCCTCTGACCCACCTGCAGCCAAGGCAACACCTAAGGCCTCTGAACCTGTAGCCAAGATGACACCTAAGGAAACATGCAAAGATGTTGAGGTAACAAAGGACGTCTCACAGGAAGCAGAGGGCAAGGCCCCAGTTCCAGTTTCAGAGACGCctgtgcagcagcagcagcctatgAAATTCAACACTGGTATTCTCCAAGATCAGAAAAGAAACCTTTCTTTCCTCAAGCCGTCCAGGAGAACATCCAGTCAGTACGTAGCTTCAGCCATTGCTAAATACGCTGTGAAGCCCACCATGGCCAAAGCTGACAACATCCAAGAAGTAACAGCAAAGTTGTCTGACCCCATGAGAAAGCCACCTGGCAGTTACAGCTATCAGAAAGAGGGTCGATCCTTTCATGTAAATCCACAGCGGTCCTCTGGTACATCTACTACAGTGAAGAAGGAGAGCAGCTCTGGGTCTGGATCCTATCACGCCGGTGCTAAATGTTACCCTGACTACCTCTCAGCGGAGAAACAGGTAGTCTCTGGTGAGTCGACGCAAGGAGTGGACCGGAGTGGTTATAGGAGCAGTTCTACCCTGCGAGGTGGAGGAGGGAGCTCCAAGTCACTGGACTCTGATACAGTGGCCAATAACAATAAGCAGCATGGGTCCAACAGTCCCAGTCCCAGACAGCAGACACCGATTACAcctccaccaccagcaccacAATCCACCACTAAACAGGTGCCTGCCATCTCCAAGCCCTCGCAGGGTCCACCACCTGCACAGagcagatcagagacagtaggtcCAAAAGGTAATCCAGCCCTGGCAAAGAAGCCTGAACCACCGCGATTGGCTGCAGCTGCTGCCAGCAACGACCTCCCAGAGCCCCAGCAGGTCAGTCTGTTTGGGCCGGTGAAGAAGTTCAAGCCTGTGATCATGAAGTCGGTCCAGATGGACACGTCGCTACACACCACTCTGATGTCGGCCATCCAGTGTGGGGATGGGAAGGAGAGGCTCAGAAAG ATATCGGACTCAAGTGCAAGCAGCACTTTGAAGAAATCGTCCTTTGTTGAGGAAGAGAATGAGCGATGTGCGCTACTGGCAGCCATTAGAGGCCAACGTAACTCTGCAGGGCTAAGGAAG ACCATATCCCAGGCTGCAGAGGAGCTTGACAAGTTCAGGAAGACtgaggaggagaacagagctCTGTGTGATGCCTTCCCTGCCatgcctccccctcctccatttGTGCCTCCGccacctccacccccctctatgctccctcctcctcctgcccctccCTCCACTCAGCCCAAGCCCACTATGATGGGGCAGCCCCCGGGGGCTGGGGGGAATCCCGCTCTGGCCCGGGATGCAATGCTGGAGGCCATCCGATCTGGCTCTGCAGCTGAGCGCCTGAAGAAG GTCAATGCCCCCACAAAAACAGTCCAAGTGAACGGTAGACTTGGTACTATACAAGCAGCATCATCGCTCTCACAAGGACAATAA